In Chiloscyllium plagiosum isolate BGI_BamShark_2017 unplaced genomic scaffold, ASM401019v2 scaf_1556, whole genome shotgun sequence, one genomic interval encodes:
- the LOC122546122 gene encoding maestro heat-like repeat-containing protein family member 7 yields MMEEEKGWDLMRSPESHHQGVAVLARAMAQHGVTHLSSIVEQLAPMLSSPYEGQRVTTVAFFGEVSVRASCCRQSGTPLPLPPLHSPPSPMIIPAPPGGQG; encoded by the exons ATGATGGAGGAGGAGAAGGGTTGGGATTTGATGAGGAGCCCTGAATCGCATCACCAAGGGGTGGCAGTGCTGGCCAG GGCGATGGCTCAACATGGAGTCACTCACCTCAGCAGCATTGTGGAGCAGCTGGCCCCCATGCTGAGCAGCCCGTACGAGGGCCAGAGAGTCACCACCGTCGCTTTCTTCGGAGAGGTGAGTGTGCGTGCATCGTGCTGCAGACAGAGTGGCACCCCGCTTCCCCTCCCCCCTCTGCACTCCCCACCATCCCCCATGATTATCCCTGCCCCTCCAGGGGGgcaggggag